The genomic window TGCGTCTCGCGCCCGACCGCTGGCCAAAGTGGCTGCCTCGCTGAAGCACAGCGGCGTAATCAAGGGCAGTCCAATACCGCATACGCCGAACCCGACGATGGCGACGGCCGGGTTAGGCGCGCTGACAGCCATGAGCATCCCGACGACTGCCATGCCTGCTGCACTCCGCATCACGGTGCGCGGTCCGAACCGACGGACCCACCAGTCACCAGTCAGTAGACCGGCCAGCGAGGTGAACTGAAAGGCGGCAATCGGCAGGGCCGCGGTCGACGTGGAAGACGCCAGTTCGTCGGTCAGATACAGCGCCGACCAGTTGTTGATACCCAAATCGATGGCGAACGCCATCACCAATGCGATACCGAACGGAAGGTAGGCGCGCAGTGGCGTGGTGACGGCTGGCTTGGCCGCGGCGGATTTCGCCTCGGCGGGGCTGGTTTCTGCCCGCTGGGGTCGCAGTAACAGGGGGCCTGTCACCAGGCAAACGACCAGTATCACCACCGATGCGGCGAGCATCGATTCTCGCAGTGCGACATCGACTTTGACCGATGCCGCGATGAACAAGGCACCAAGGACGGATCCGACGGCCCAAGCGGCATAGAACGATGCCATCACGAACGCCCCGTATCTGTGCTCGATGAGCGCGTGTTGCATGATCGTGCTGGCGTTGACTATGCCGGTAGTGATCCCATAGCCGCCGAGGCCGATGAACAGGGCAGTAGTGTTCGGGGCGAGCGCGATCGCGGCGGTACTAACAGCTGTGATGGCAAGCCCGATTCGCAGGCCCGTTCTGCTCGACCACCGGCGCGCTAGTCCCCCGGCCATCCGACTGCCGACCGCGGCCAGCAGAGAGATCATGAAGATCGCTGCGACGATTGAACTGTGAGAAAGGCTATGTCGATCCCGCAACTGCGGTAGTCCGGCGAGCAAGACAGCGAAGATGTAACCCTTCGCGCCGAACGCGATCGAATTCGATATCCGCGCTGTGCGGATGACACGGGAAGGTTGTCCCCCAACAAGTTCCATCCCGCGAGGCTAAAGGCTATACAGCGTCCGCGCGCGCCGATCCGGTGACGCGCCCTCCAGATGCGATAACTTTGAACACTTTTCGTGAATCATTCGACGTGATCGAGTACTATCGCGGGGTACAGGCGTCGACGTGAGCTCGTCCCTACTGGCCGTCCTCGAGGTGCCTGCCCTGGCGTACCTCGCACCCGTGAGGTTGTGGTAGCCCCCGGAGGGGCGCCCACCCGCGCTCGACAGTGTTTCGTTGCCTGACTTGGGCACACGCTAGCGAGGCCGCAAAGGTGCGCACATCCTTTTTCGCAACCCACCGTAGCGCCGATTTCGTGGCGAGTCTGAACTCGGGGGGAGACGTCCGTTCGGCCAGATACTCAGTCCGGCAGCGATGTTCGGATCCACCAAGCAGGAGCTCACACGGTAGCCGGATGGATGTCGATGAACGTGAGTCGTGCTGGCGTTCACCACTGGCGATCTTGTCGGTGTTAAACGATTGTTCGCGATCTGTGGAAACAAGGGCTACGTCATGAGAGTAATTCCGGGGTGGACGTTCGTAGCGACGATGGAGCCGAGACGGGCCACCAACGTCGCCCGCGCCTACACCCCACACCCAGAGGACGGGGAAAGGATCTTCGCTGCCGCGAGCTGGGACCTAGCCGTCCTCTCCATATCGTCCATCTCGGCAGTGGCAGCAACTGAGGCCGACCGGCCTGCTGTAGCGGCGGGCCCAGACTCGAGTGCGCTGTGGCGGACGGCTGCAAGGAGGGATTCGGTATGAGGCAGACCCAAACTGGTCGTTCGCGCGGCAACTCCGAATCAGGCCCGCCTGTTTCTGTCCCGAATCTTCCGGACACATTGCGGCGGATTCGAGAACAGCGAAAGCTGTCTCGAGCGAGAGCGTACGGCTGCCATGGTGTCAGCCCGTCGTACTTGTTCGATCTTGAGCGCGGGGAGTACAAGCCTAGTCTGGACATGCTCGAGCAGATCATTGCTGGCTATGCCGTCGACGCGTCGCTGGCGCGTCACCTGCGTGATCTACGCGCGCCCTCGGTCGAGCTCGTATCGACGGAGGAGTTACGGCTGCGCGTGACTGCGGACAGTGGCCTAATGGCGCACATCCAGGACCTAAAGGAGCGAGGCGTTCTTGCCGCCTACATGAGTCCGGTCTGGAACGTTTTAGTAAACAATGGTCTGCTTCGCTCCACCTTGCCTGGCCTCGATGACGTAAGGTCCCTGCTCGCATGGGTGTTCGGCCCACACGCTGATACTGCGGCAGTCGACCGGGACCGTGACGCCGCCCTCGCCGTGGCGACGCTGAGGGGGGTACTCGGTCGCTATCGCAACGCGGAGCAATCATTCGATATTCTACGAAAGCTCGGGGATAACAACGACTTTCGGAGACGTTGGACGTCGACCCTGGAAGTTTCTTATGCGTGCGACAGTAGCAAACCGGTACGGTTGCGCCATGTCGGCACGGGTGAACTGATGGCTTACAGCCTGATGGTCTCCGAGGTGCCCGATACCACCGACGTGCTGCTGATGACTGCGCTCCGGAAACATTAGTGAACTCCCTTGGCACAGTGCGCGCCCCGATGCGCGACGGAGCGGCGCCCGATCGTGCCCTTCGAGCGGACCTCCCGTCAGCTGGCCTGACCAGCCGAATGCTAGGTCCTATCCGTAGCGAGCATTGCGATGCCGTTGTGGCACGGACCGTCGACGTCGAGTTGGCTTGCGCCTTGGTTCGACGATGAGCAACTTGCTGGTCTGCGGAGGAGTCTGGATCCTCGCTTGGCCGTGGCCTGGCCGTCGCGTCATTGCTATGGCTTCGGCGATTCGCCGGCTGTGGTGGCGCATACGGCCCGCCCCGTGGTCGAGTGGTCGTCCGGGTTTGAGCGCCAACCGATATCGGACAACTAGTCGCCGGTATGGCCTCGTTCTGTAAGTATGGATTCGACTGTGTAGCGTCGTTGTTCGGCGGACAGGTTATTCCTGCGGCTCAGATTGTTTGGCACATCGGTGGGAGTGACGGTGGGGGCCGAGCAGGGTGAAGTCCCAGCGACACATGCGATTTGCAGTGGCGGGTGAGTCGAATATTCAGGCCAAGGTGTCGTGCGACACGGCGGTCTCTGACCTTCAGCTCAATTCGCTCGGTGCCCGCTGATTCTCCCAGCCTCATTTTAACCAGATCACACCGCTGCTGGAGTAGTATTTCCGCGCAGCGCGAATTTGGTTGCTCATCAACACATGCGGGTGACCGTGAAAGTGTACGCGTGAGCTGCTGCACGATAGCTGTGCTCGATGCGAAGCGGCGGGGGAGTATGAGTCACGAGGCGCACAGCGGTGGGTCAAGGCGGAGATGAAGCGATCCTCCAGAGATCAACTCGGGTCGAAGCTCGGCGTGTCGCGCCGCGTGTCATCGACAACTGCAGCCGCTTACGAAAACTCTGGCAAGGAGTGGGGTTTGGCGAGGCCCGTGAGGAGTAGGACGTTGTTGGTCTCATCGGAGACGCTGAGGGTGTAAGCAGTGACCACTCCGCTGACGGGGTCACGGAGGCGCAATGGATCGCTGGTGTCGCGGCCGTACGCGATGCGGATGCTCGCGGCCCATCGCTCCTGGAACTGTTTGTTGGTCCCCAGACGTCGAAGCAAGTCGGCGGCTTGCTGGGAGGCGCGATAGCGACCCAGGATGGCTTTGCAGATTGCCACCACATGATCGGCCTCGTGCGGCAGGTCGACGACAACATCCTCCGCCATGGTGCTGAACAGCCACACGGGTACTGACCCGATCTCGTCGATGCCGCGGAGCGCTGTGCGGAACAAGTTGTTGCTGGCCAGCACATTCCAGACTGGATCGACGTAGGCGGCCAGAACGTCCCGCGATGCGAGGTCGTGGAGATGGGCCATCCGCCGGGTGTTGCCGGTCACGCGTTGGCGAAGCACGTGTGTCGGCTCGAGATTCTCCGCCGGGGCCCGCAGTTCGCGGAGGTGGCGTGCTTGCTTGGGGTCGAGATGGTAGGCGGCGATGATCTGGTCGAGGACCTCAGAGCTGGGCATCTGGTCGCACTCTTCGATACTGAACAGATACGAAGCGCTGAGACCGCTGCTGCGGCACGCCTGGGCCCGAGATAGGCCCCGATGATCGCGGAGCTGGCGACAAGTCGTTCCCAACGTCGGGATGTGGGGCCGGCGTCGAGGGTCCTTCGGTGGACGGTTGTGATTCCGACTCATGTGGAGTCCCCCTATTTTGGTGTCTTCCGCCATGAGGCGGGCCGAGATACGATGACTGGTTTCCCCCTGAGATGATGTTTCGTTCTTACCAGATTGGGTACCACCCCGGCAAGATCTTCCATCCAGAAGCTCGCAGACAAGTAGCTGGCCGGGGAATCTGATGGCCGTTCCGGTGTCATGGACCGCCTTGTCGTATACGGCATTTGAGAGAATCCGAGTTTCACGGCCAGGGTGTGAATTGTGCGGTAAACGCCCTGTACGACCGCGCTATCGCGATTTGACACTCGGGCCGTTAACGAAATCTAGGAGAGTCGGAACCCTAGCCAGGCAGGTGCTTCCGGAGTTTGGATAGACGTGCTTGTCCAAACTGATTGAGAGGAAGCTACATTGGATCCCTTCGTGATTCTCGGGTGGGTTAACGCCGGATTGAGCTTGCTGAGCAACGGATTGTCCGTGGCCTACCAGGCGCTGGCGTTGATCTTGCCCTTCATCTGACGAGACGCCCCTGAGAAGCGGCCTCCCAGAAGCGCATAAGCGGCTGGGAGGTACGCGGAGTGAGCACTCCGCGGCATTCGTAAAGCCAATCCTCATTTCACCTTCAGGACGAAGGGTCGTTCGGCATGTCCCCATTCAGGAAATCCTTGCTCTGCCACCGCTGTGGCGTCACGCCAAGGCGCGACACGCAAGTCGACCGGAACCGCTTGAGTAGCAACGCCATTCGTGGGAGCAAGGTGTTCCTTGCGGGTGCCGTCCCGCTTGCTATGGCCCTCGCTGCGGCTGGCCCGGCATCCGCTGCGGATTCAGCGGTGGTCATCGCCGATCAGCCAGGTGTCACTAGTCCGTCCCAACCCGGCACCACCGCGCCACCTCCACCTCCGCCGGCGCCTGAACCTCCAGCTGCGGCGCCGGAGTCGCTACCTCCACGGGTCTACTACCGGCAGCCGCCCGAGGTGCGCAACGGGCCCTCCTCACGTCCGGCCCCGCCGCCGCACGAGCCGGTGGAACCTATTCGGTTCGAAGATCTGCACCTCCCCGAACCTGTCGCGCCGGTCGCACCGATCGAGGCTCCGGAGAACATGATCCGCATCGGGCAATGGCACGCTCCACGCCCGGACTGGCTGCCCCCGGAATGCGCGGACACGATCAACGACGCTGCCGCGGGCGCTGAGGCGCAGCTCGCGACAGCACTGGACTCGATTGGCATTGAGGCCGGGCGTTCGGACCGTGTCGGCGGCGCAACGTTGGCGGGTGCGGGCATCGGCGGCGCGGCAGGCGCGGTGATCGCGGGAGCGCCGGTGGCGGCGGCCGGAGCGGTCGTCGGCGGCCTGATCGGCGGAACGATCGGTGGAATCGCCGGAGCCGCGCTGGGCACTGTCATCCCTGTACCGGTCATCGGCACCGTCACCTCCGGAGTAGCCGGTACAGCGCTCGGCGCCGCCGCCGGTGCCGCTGCCGGGGCCGCGGTGGTGGGTATACCGGCCGCAGCGGTGGGTGCGATCGCCGGAGGAACCGTCGGCGCGGGTTTCGGTGCTGGTGTGGGGGTGGGGCAACCGTGATCGCCACCGCGATGAGAAAGCGAAGTGCCGCAACCGCGGTGGCGGCCATGACCGTTGCCGGTGTGGTCGCCGCGATAACGGCCACGGGTAGTGCCGCTGCGGTACCGATCGGGCCGGGCTGTCCCGGCATGTATCTGCTGGGAGTCCAGGGGACCGGGCAGTCGTCACCGGGTGCAGACCCACTGGCCGACAGCGGGATGGTCGGCGCGCTCATCGCGCCGGTGCTGGCCGCTGTCCCAGATCTGGTGCAGCGCAGCTATATCGGCTATCCCGCCGGCTTCGGCGGTGCCGTTCCCGGTGGCGGGTCCGCCCCTTACGCGGTATCGGTCGCCGATGCCCGCCGCCAGCTCGACGCGGCGGTGGTCCAGATCGCCGACACGTGCCCGGCCACCATGATCGCGGGAATCGGATACTCCCAAGGCGCACAAGCAATGTCGGCGTTCGCCAGCGACGTCGGCGCAGGAGCGGGGCCGATCGGACCGGACCGGATCGCGGGCATCGCCCTGTATGCCCACCCCGACCGCGCACCGGACGCCCCGACCTTTCCCGGGCGTCCTGGCCAGATCACACCGGACCCGGCGCCCGGCACCCGCGGTGGTGCTGTCTCGAGCGTGCAGATCACCAATCCGCCCGCCGCAGGCGGAGGAATCGCCGACGGCCACACCGGCTACGGCGCGCTGACCGGACGCGTTGCCGACATCTGTACCGACGGCGACCTAGCGTGCTCGGCACCGAATCGGGCCGCCCTCCTGCGGGTCGGCGCGGAGATCGCAGCCCAAGCAGACCTGCGCGACCCCTGCACCGCGCTCGGATCGCTGCGGGGGGTTTTCTCCGCAGCACTCGGTGATGCCTGGACCGCGATCGTGCTCAACGATTTTCAGGTCCGCGGCGGCAACGTCGACTATGCCCCGCAGCTGGCCCTGTCAGACCGGTTGATCGAAGCCGCCGACCCGCGACACTCGGCCCCGACCGAACTCGGTGCCGCCGCGGCGCGGTGGGACGAGATCATCGCGACCGTCGCGGCCAACCCGATCCCGTTGCTACCCAAACTCGCCGCCCAACTATCCACAGCCTGGGGACAACTCGTTGCCGACAACGCAGATCTGGTGAATCCGGGAGTCTGGCTGCGCTACGCCGACACCGTCGCCCGCCACACCGGATACGCCGCCAGCGGCCAACTGAACTCAGGTATCGCCTGGATGGTCGCCCTCGCCGTTGACATTGCCGGGAGCCGATGATGAGCGGACCGGACACTCGTGATGAGTTCTATGTTGGCAGAATCGGATTCGAATACAAACCCGGAACGATCTTGCGCCGCAGAGCGGTGGATCTGTCGAGCCTGGATGGCGGTGGCCGGGCATGGCAGATCGTCTACGCCACCCGCACCAGCTTCAGCGCTCCGATCCCGGCCTCAGGAATCGTGATCGCCCCGGCCACCGTCGACGTCGTCGGCACCGGCCCAACCCTGCTGTACTGCCCACGATTCCACGGCCTCGGCGGCTGCGCTCCGTCACAGCTGTTGGCGAACGGGCAAGAACCCGAAGCCGGTTTCATCAGCGCGGCTCTCCAGCGTGGATGGACCGTTGCGATCCCCGACGGACTCGGGCTGGGAATGGTCGGACTCGGGCCGTTCCAGTTCTTGGCCGGGCGTGCAGCAGCACACACGGTGCTCGACCTCGCCCGTGCGGTGCGCGAGCTGCCCGAGCTGGACATCGCCGAGCACCCCTGTGCGATATGGGGATTCGCCGATGGCGGCCGGGCCGCGATCTGGGCCGCGGAGACTCACCCCGAGTACGCCCCGGAGTTGGATCTGCGCGGCGTCGCCGCCGGAGCCGTGGTCGACGACCCAGGAGCCCTGATTCCCGAGATCGACGGCGGCCCGTGGTCGGGGCTGGCACTGGCCGGATTGATCGGGCTGGGTCGGGCCTACCGGCACCTGCCGATCCACCACCTCCTACTCGCGGAAGGCCACCGGGTCGTCGAACATGCGGCAACTCTGAACGCCGCAGCACTGCTGACAGAGTTCCGGCATCAGCCGCTGGCGCAGTGGTGCGAACGAGCAGACCCGTGGAACGACGCGATGTGGCGATACGTCCTGGTCAATGAACACAGCGCCCGCGCGACACCCCAGGTCCCGGTGCACCTCTACCACGGGACATCCGACGCGCTCGTGCCGGTTGCGATGGGCCGAAAGCTCTTCGCCGCCTACCGCGCACTCGGGGTCGATCTGAGCTGGCGCGAGTACCACACCAGCCACCTCGGCGCCGCGGCCGACGGTGCCAACGAAGCAATCTCACGACTCGTCAGCTACCTGCAACGGCGCCCCACCCCGGCCCAGCCGACACCACCGCCGACCACCTGAATCGCCTGCCCGCACCGAACCGGACCCCTCGCTGGGGGTGCGGGCAGGCCCCTGACCACCATTCAAGGAGGTGAAACACCGTGCACCGCAACCAAACCCCGGCGCTCACCAATTCAATGCAGGTGCGCTTCACCGTGACAGCACTAGGCGTCAGCCTGTTCGCCGCCGTTGGCGTCCCCATCGTCTGCGCCGCACCTGACAGCAGCGTGCCGATCGGCCCGAGGTGTCCCAGCTTGTACGTACTGGGAATCCAGGGCGGCGATGAATCGAGCCCGGATGCCCCGCCCACCAGTGACTCCGGGGCGCTCGGCCAGATGTTCGGTCCGCTCGCGGCGAAGGCGGGGGAGCTGGTGCAACGCTCCTACGTCCCGTTCGGCCATGACGACAACGGCACAGCGGTTCCCTACCAGGACGCGGTCACCGCAGCAGCGCAACGCCTCGAGGACTCCGCCGCCCAGATCCTCCGGCGATGCCCAGTGACCAAACTCGCAGCCGCCGGCTATGCCCACGGCGCACCAGCGGTATCGACGTTCGCCCAACGCGTCGGTAACGGTTCCAGCCCGGTCACACCTGAGCACGTCGCCGGAATCGCGTTGCTGGCCAACCCCACCCGAGCAGAGAACACCCCGGCGATACCTGGACGCCCACAGGCCAGCAGCCCCGAGGCCGCGCCCGGAACATCGGGAAAGAACGTCGCGACAATATCGCTGAGCAACCCGCCCCTGTCCGGCGCCGGGATCACCACCTCACCGCCGACCAGCTACGGCGCGTTGACCGGGCGCATCGCAGAGCTGTGCGTGCCAGGCGACGCCACCTGCGATACCCCCACCGGCGCGCCCCTGGCCACCACCGTCGCCAACATCGCGTCCAGATCCAACCTGCGCGATCCGATCGCCGCGATATCCACCGTGGCCCAAGCAATGTCGGCGACGGTCTACACCACCGCAGTCGATGTCGTCAACGAAGACCTCCACGGCACCAGCCTCGATCAACTGTCCTACGAACCCGCCAAACCCCTCGGCCAGCGCCTCGCCGAAGCATCCGCCCCCAACCCCCCGGCACCCGGCCCGAACGAAGCATTGGCAGCGCTGTTCAAAATCGGCACCATCGGCCTGAACGCGGTGATCACGGTCGCGCAAAAAGTATTCACACCCCAGACCATCGCCGAACTAGCGGTCGTCGGCATGGCCAACCCGTGGGCGGCCGTCGCAGCGATCGGCGCCAAAGTCGGCACCGCCGTCGTCGAACTCGTGCCGCCTCAGACCGCCAGTCGCTGGATCAACCAAGCCTTCGATGCGATCACCAGCACCATCACCGACCAACGTGAGCTCTACACCCTGGCCAGCTCCGCCCAGTACAGCGACACCACCGGCCGTCACGGCGCCTACCAAACCGTGCCCGCCACCACGACCGGGCGCTCGCCGTTGGCCGCAGTAGCCGACTGGTTCAGCGCTCTCGCACACGACCTCGGACCCACTAGATCAACTCCGGCCCCTCCGGCGCTCACGACCAGCACCACCACCGCGCCAGCACCATCCACGACCGGTGGTGGTCGTTAAACCCCTTCGGGCGCAACCGGATCAGTCGACGTACCCACCTAGACACAGCCGTCCACTGATTCTCTCCCCGGCACCGCGCCCGAAGGGGCCCTCAACTTCACCCGACACCCGCCAGCAAAGGAGGTGAACAGCATGCCCGACATCCGAATTCCACCGGACAATACCCTCGACCACGGCTGGGGATGGCTGAACCCAACAGAACCCGCGACCGTGCAACCACTCTCACCGGGGGTTGCCGACGGCGAAGACGTCCCTGGCTCGGAATGGCAATGGATCACCGCCGATACCAGCCAGCGGCCGATGCCGATCGAATTGCCGAAGCGTTCTGGGTACCGGTGGCTATGGACCGGGTTCGCCGTGGCGCTGACCACGACCATCGTCGGCATTGGGATTCTTGTCACCTCCGGAGACCAGGACACACCCGAAGCGCTGCCCACCGAAACCGCCGCACCACCGACCTCCAGGGGCACGCCAAGTGGTAGCGCCTGCACCGGATTGTCCGGGGAGATAGTCACCGATAGCGCCGGCGACACCCACAGCACGGTCGGCGTGATCGCGGCGTGGGAATACGCCTACTACGTGCAACGCAGCGCCGAGTCCGCGCTCGCGCTGGTCGCCCCGGAAGCCGGACTAGTCGGCGAAGCGCTCGCGGCCGGGATCGCCTCGATCCCACTCGGCACTACCCACTGCGTCGCCATCAACCCGATCGCCGACAGCACCGCTGCCGAGGTGCACCTGGTCGAACGCCACCCCAACGGTGCGCGGATCGACTACCTGCAAGTGATCAACGTCCGGACCGATGAACACCGCACTGTGATCACCAACATCCAGAAGCGGGGCTGAAACCATGAGCACCCCACTGCAACTGCACCGAAACTACCCACCGCAGGGGCGGCTGGATCCGGGCACGGTCGTCGGGCCCGCACCCGACCGGATGGCACCGGTGCGTCACGCGCCGTTGCCGATTACTGGTGCACATCCACCGCTGTTCGCGGTGCTCGGTGCACACGGCGGCGCGGGTGCGTCAACGCTGGCGCAGTGGTGGGCACCGGCCGCCGACACCGGCTTGGCCTGGCCCGCGTCACCGCGAACCACCCAACGTGTCCTCATCGCCGCCCGGCTATGCATGACCGGCCTCACCGCGGCCGCGGAACGCTTACGGGAATGGCACGGCGGATACGCCCCAGACGGGATCACCGTGATCGGACTGACACTGACCGCCGCGCGCCCCGGCTCAGTCCCCTCGGCCGTGCGCCGCTATCGCAGCGTCGTCGCCGAGCTGGTCGACGACATCTACGACATCGGCTGGCACGACGAACTCGTCGCGCTCGAACGCAGCGAGCTCGCTCGATACAACCCCCGCGACCCCACCCCGCAGCGACACCGCAGGTCTCGGCTCACCGAGTCGGTACCCCACGACGTGTACCAGGCCGGAGCAAACATCCTCAGCCGACTGGCGGCCAGTCACACCTCAGCACAACAGGAATCGGAGGACCAGCCATGAGTACCGCGTATGCGGTCAGCGAGGCGCTCATCGTCCTTGCCCAAGAAATCACGATCACACCGGTCAACCCGCCGCAAATGGACAAGTTTGTCAACTTGGTCAACTACCTGGCGTGGTTCGTGTCCCTCGCCGGAATCGCGGCAGTGATCTACGGGGGCGGCAAATTCGGCTGGGAACGCTGGCACGGCGGCGCCGTCGAATCACCCAAGATCATCCTCGGCGCGCTGTTCGGCGGCATCATCGCCACCAGCGCTGGACCGATCATGAATGCCGTCATCACCGGAGGCGGATAACACCATGCGCGCCTTACAGATTCAGCCACAACCCCGCATCACCGCGTTCGGCGGTCATGCCGAACACGATGCCACAACCCATCGTTCGGTCACCGAAT from Nocardia iowensis includes these protein-coding regions:
- a CDS encoding MFS transporter, producing MELVGGQPSRVIRTARISNSIAFGAKGYIFAVLLAGLPQLRDRHSLSHSSIVAAIFMISLLAAVGSRMAGGLARRWSSRTGLRIGLAITAVSTAAIALAPNTTALFIGLGGYGITTGIVNASTIMQHALIEHRYGAFVMASFYAAWAVGSVLGALFIAASVKVDVALRESMLAASVVILVVCLVTGPLLLRPQRAETSPAEAKSAAAKPAVTTPLRAYLPFGIALVMAFAIDLGINNWSALYLTDELASSTSTAALPIAAFQFTSLAGLLTGDWWVRRFGPRTVMRSAAGMAVVGMLMAVSAPNPAVAIVGFGVCGIGLPLITPLCFSEAATLASGRARDALIARLNVFPYAGTLAGGTIVGLIATQGSLRFGIASLLAFALVLSVFGRAFRTRTLSESGLAKIPVADDAPEPAAGLERVQHRNPE
- a CDS encoding helix-turn-helix domain-containing protein; the protein is MRQTQTGRSRGNSESGPPVSVPNLPDTLRRIREQRKLSRARAYGCHGVSPSYLFDLERGEYKPSLDMLEQIIAGYAVDASLARHLRDLRAPSVELVSTEELRLRVTADSGLMAHIQDLKERGVLAAYMSPVWNVLVNNGLLRSTLPGLDDVRSLLAWVFGPHADTAAVDRDRDAALAVATLRGVLGRYRNAEQSFDILRKLGDNNDFRRRWTSTLEVSYACDSSKPVRLRHVGTGELMAYSLMVSEVPDTTDVLLMTALRKH
- a CDS encoding helix-turn-helix domain-containing protein, with amino-acid sequence MAEDTKIGGLHMSRNHNRPPKDPRRRPHIPTLGTTCRQLRDHRGLSRAQACRSSGLSASYLFSIEECDQMPSSEVLDQIIAAYHLDPKQARHLRELRAPAENLEPTHVLRQRVTGNTRRMAHLHDLASRDVLAAYVDPVWNVLASNNLFRTALRGIDEIGSVPVWLFSTMAEDVVVDLPHEADHVVAICKAILGRYRASQQAADLLRRLGTNKQFQERWAASIRIAYGRDTSDPLRLRDPVSGVVTAYTLSVSDETNNVLLLTGLAKPHSLPEFS
- a CDS encoding cutinase family protein, with the protein product MRKRSAATAVAAMTVAGVVAAITATGSAAAVPIGPGCPGMYLLGVQGTGQSSPGADPLADSGMVGALIAPVLAAVPDLVQRSYIGYPAGFGGAVPGGGSAPYAVSVADARRQLDAAVVQIADTCPATMIAGIGYSQGAQAMSAFASDVGAGAGPIGPDRIAGIALYAHPDRAPDAPTFPGRPGQITPDPAPGTRGGAVSSVQITNPPAAGGGIADGHTGYGALTGRVADICTDGDLACSAPNRAALLRVGAEIAAQADLRDPCTALGSLRGVFSAALGDAWTAIVLNDFQVRGGNVDYAPQLALSDRLIEAADPRHSAPTELGAAAARWDEIIATVAANPIPLLPKLAAQLSTAWGQLVADNADLVNPGVWLRYADTVARHTGYAASGQLNSGIAWMVALAVDIAGSR
- a CDS encoding lipase family protein, coding for MSGPDTRDEFYVGRIGFEYKPGTILRRRAVDLSSLDGGGRAWQIVYATRTSFSAPIPASGIVIAPATVDVVGTGPTLLYCPRFHGLGGCAPSQLLANGQEPEAGFISAALQRGWTVAIPDGLGLGMVGLGPFQFLAGRAAAHTVLDLARAVRELPELDIAEHPCAIWGFADGGRAAIWAAETHPEYAPELDLRGVAAGAVVDDPGALIPEIDGGPWSGLALAGLIGLGRAYRHLPIHHLLLAEGHRVVEHAATLNAAALLTEFRHQPLAQWCERADPWNDAMWRYVLVNEHSARATPQVPVHLYHGTSDALVPVAMGRKLFAAYRALGVDLSWREYHTSHLGAAADGANEAISRLVSYLQRRPTPAQPTPPPTT
- a CDS encoding cutinase family protein, whose amino-acid sequence is MHRNQTPALTNSMQVRFTVTALGVSLFAAVGVPIVCAAPDSSVPIGPRCPSLYVLGIQGGDESSPDAPPTSDSGALGQMFGPLAAKAGELVQRSYVPFGHDDNGTAVPYQDAVTAAAQRLEDSAAQILRRCPVTKLAAAGYAHGAPAVSTFAQRVGNGSSPVTPEHVAGIALLANPTRAENTPAIPGRPQASSPEAAPGTSGKNVATISLSNPPLSGAGITTSPPTSYGALTGRIAELCVPGDATCDTPTGAPLATTVANIASRSNLRDPIAAISTVAQAMSATVYTTAVDVVNEDLHGTSLDQLSYEPAKPLGQRLAEASAPNPPAPGPNEALAALFKIGTIGLNAVITVAQKVFTPQTIAELAVVGMANPWAAVAAIGAKVGTAVVELVPPQTASRWINQAFDAITSTITDQRELYTLASSAQYSDTTGRHGAYQTVPATTTGRSPLAAVADWFSALAHDLGPTRSTPAPPALTTSTTTAPAPSTTGGGR